Proteins from one Acropora muricata isolate sample 2 chromosome 9, ASM3666990v1, whole genome shotgun sequence genomic window:
- the LOC136928455 gene encoding RING finger and CHY zinc finger domain-containing protein 1-like, translated as MDSDSSSKDISGIHFDFLARHTTDLTLVLLPSPRERDQIEQIEGEERERSEIIERWERPQRERELRRRRGGEERRTREANRQQERAEHNNEEQRVRRIQGGPTPIHNDFNGQCKHYKRLCNVSFKCCGLFFPCHLCHNESGACKIDNVKAEEATHVKCTSCGHKDEINERSQDCGSCGERFSEYFCAKCKHFNGMENKLFHCDKCGICRIHGDKLVHCDVCNVCFDKRLDPNHRCRENSAYERCPICQEDVFRGCEVLPCSHKVHKKCFQEMIYNGMQSCPFCFHPLLPWMKKQI; from the exons ATGGACAGTGATAGTTCTTCTAAGGATATATCTGGAATCCATTTCGACTTTTTGGCTAGACATACCACAGATCTCACACTAGTACTATTGCCGTCTCCAAGAGAGAGAGACCAAATAGAACAGATTGAAGGGGAAGAACGAGAAAGGAGcgaaataattgaaagatggGAAAGACCACAGAGAGAAAGAGAACTGAGacgaagaagaggaggagaggAAAGGCGAACAAGAGAGGCAAACAGACAACAAGAAAGAGCAGAGCACAACAATGAAGAACAAAGGGTTAGACGAATTCAGGGTGGGCCGACACCTATTCATAATGACTTCAATGGGCAATGCAAGCACTACAAGAGGTTGTGTAATGTAAGCTTCAAATGCTGTGGGCTTTTCTTCCCTTGTCACCTCTGTCATAATGAGTCAGGCGCCTGCAAAATTGATAATGTGAAGGCAGAGGAGGCGACTCATGTGAAATGCACAAGCTGTGGCCATAAGGATGAG ATAAATGAAAGAAGTCAAGACTGTGGTAGTTGTGGAGAAAGATTTTCAGAATATTTCTGTGCTAAATGCAAGCATTTTaatggcatggaaaacaaactGTTTCACTGTGATAAGTGTGGCATCTGTAG aATACATGGTGACAAGTTAGTTCACTGTGATGTTTGCAATGTCTGTTTTGACAAACGCCTTGATCCAAACCATAGATGCAGAGAGAATTCTGCTTATGAAAGATGCCCTATTTGTCAGGAG GATGTGTTCAGGGGCTGTGAAGTTTTGCCATGCTCACATAAGGTTCACAAGAAATGTTTCCAGGAAATGATATACAACGGCAT GCAGAGCTGCCCCTTTTGTTTCCACCCACTGTTGCCATGGATGAAAAAACAGATTTAA